A single genomic interval of Bradyrhizobium sp. AZCC 1693 harbors:
- a CDS encoding HlyD family type I secretion periplasmic adaptor subunit: MTDELKGARRSIRMHLIVGLSLMLVLAGGFGGWASTVQISGALIAPGSVVVDSNVKKVQHPTGGVVGEVRVRDGDIVKAGDVVVRLDETVVKASLAIVVKTLNGLWARAARLEAEQRGLDQIKFPPQLTDQAGDPDVRDVMASETKLFEVRVFGRAGQKSQLRERVSQLNEEIAGLTAQEQAKEKEVALVEKELVGVRQLYEQRLIQISRLTVLERDLARLSGERAQYIAARAQARGKITETELQIIQVDKDVVSEVSKDLRETNDKIGEFVERKVTAEDQLRRIDIRAPQDGVVLQSTVHTVGGVITAGDAIMMVVPRADDLSVEAKVNPQDIDKLQIGQKTLLRLSAFNQRTTPELNGVVTRVSADVTTDQRTGQSYYTIRVSLPPAEVARLGDNVKIIPGMPVEAFVQTGDRTMFSYLMKPFSDQLMRSFRER, encoded by the coding sequence ATGACCGATGAGCTGAAGGGCGCGCGGCGCTCGATACGGATGCATCTCATCGTTGGGCTCTCGCTGATGCTGGTTCTGGCCGGCGGATTCGGCGGCTGGGCCTCGACGGTGCAGATTTCGGGCGCGCTGATCGCGCCGGGTTCGGTGGTGGTCGATTCCAACGTCAAGAAGGTGCAGCATCCGACCGGCGGCGTGGTCGGCGAGGTCAGGGTGCGCGACGGCGACATCGTCAAGGCCGGCGACGTCGTGGTGCGTCTCGACGAGACCGTGGTCAAGGCGAGCCTCGCCATCGTCGTCAAGACGCTGAACGGATTGTGGGCGCGCGCCGCGCGGCTGGAGGCCGAACAGCGCGGCCTCGACCAAATCAAGTTTCCCCCACAGCTGACCGATCAGGCCGGCGATCCCGATGTACGCGACGTCATGGCGAGCGAAACCAAGCTGTTCGAGGTGCGGGTGTTCGGGCGCGCCGGACAAAAATCCCAGTTGCGCGAGCGCGTCTCGCAGCTCAACGAGGAAATCGCAGGGCTGACGGCGCAGGAGCAGGCCAAGGAAAAGGAAGTTGCGCTGGTCGAGAAGGAACTGGTCGGCGTGCGCCAGCTCTACGAGCAGCGCCTGATCCAGATCTCGCGCCTGACGGTGCTGGAGCGCGACCTCGCCCGGCTGTCGGGCGAGCGCGCGCAATACATCGCCGCGCGTGCGCAGGCGAGGGGCAAGATCACCGAAACCGAGCTGCAGATCATCCAGGTCGACAAGGACGTGGTCAGCGAGGTCTCCAAGGATCTGCGCGAGACCAACGACAAGATCGGCGAGTTCGTCGAGCGCAAGGTCACCGCCGAGGATCAATTGCGCCGCATCGACATCCGCGCGCCGCAGGACGGTGTCGTGCTGCAGTCGACGGTGCATACCGTGGGCGGCGTGATTACCGCCGGCGACGCCATCATGATGGTGGTGCCGCGGGCCGACGATCTCTCGGTCGAGGCCAAGGTCAATCCGCAGGACATCGACAAGCTGCAGATCGGCCAGAAGACGCTTCTGCGGCTGTCCGCCTTCAACCAGCGCACCACGCCGGAACTCAATGGTGTGGTGACGCGCGTCTCCGCCGACGTCACCACCGACCAGCGCACCGGCCAGAGCTACTACACCATCCGCGTCTCGCTGCCGCCGGCCGAAGTCGCCCGCCTCGGCGACAACGTCAAGATCATCCCGGGCATGCCGGTGGAAGCCTTCGTCCAGACCGGCGACCGCACCATGTTCTCCTATCTGATGAAGCCGTTCAGCGACCAGCTGATGCGCTCGTTCAGGGAGCGGTAA
- a CDS encoding type I secretion system permease/ATPase, translating into MAAAPVRRSELGEALRACRNAFIGVGVMSCMINLLYLTGSIFMLEVYDRVLPSRSVPTLVGLVILAGGLYIAQGGLDLIRGRILGRIGTALDEALNTRVFETVVRLPLLVGSRNEGLQPLRDLDNVRSFLGSMGPGAFFDLPWLPFYLAICFAFHWLLGVTALAGAAVLVTLTLITEFLSRTPAKEAMTLAARRNDLAATSRRNAEVLVAMGMSGRLTRRWSEANETYLAGNQRASDIAGGLGAVAKVLRMMLQSAVLAVGAYLVIHQEATAGIIIAGSILSARALAPVDLAIAHWKGFVAARQSWHRLSKLLQQMPAANEQTLLQAPSKRLSVEAVSIVPPGDQRVIVQDVNFAVEAGTGVGVIGPSGSGKSSLVRALVGVWMPARGKVRLDGAALDQWSSDVLGRHVGYLPQDVELFAGTVAQNICRFDSEAKSESIIAAAKEAGVHEMIIKMREGYDTQIGEQGTALSAGQAQRVALARALYGNPFLIVLDEPNSNLDSEGDEALTRAVRSARERGAIVVVVAHRPIGIEAVDQLLVLKDGRMQAFGPKETVLGQVLQRVAPPTPIKIVSEAGVAKKS; encoded by the coding sequence ATGGCAGCCGCTCCCGTCCGGCGTTCCGAGCTCGGTGAAGCGCTGCGCGCTTGTCGCAACGCCTTTATCGGCGTCGGCGTCATGAGTTGCATGATCAATTTGCTGTACCTCACCGGCTCGATTTTCATGCTGGAGGTCTACGACCGCGTGCTGCCGAGCCGCAGCGTGCCGACCTTGGTCGGTCTGGTGATTCTCGCCGGCGGCCTCTACATCGCGCAAGGCGGCCTCGATCTGATCCGCGGTCGCATTCTCGGCCGCATTGGAACCGCACTCGACGAAGCCCTCAACACGCGCGTGTTCGAAACCGTGGTGCGGCTGCCGCTGCTGGTCGGCAGCCGCAACGAGGGCCTGCAGCCGCTGCGCGATCTCGACAATGTCAGGTCGTTTCTCGGCAGCATGGGGCCGGGCGCGTTCTTCGATCTGCCGTGGCTGCCGTTCTATCTGGCGATCTGCTTTGCGTTTCACTGGCTGCTCGGCGTCACCGCTCTGGCCGGCGCCGCCGTTCTGGTGACGCTGACGCTGATCACCGAGTTCCTGTCGCGCACGCCGGCAAAGGAGGCGATGACGTTGGCCGCGCGGCGTAATGATCTGGCCGCCACCAGCCGGCGCAACGCCGAGGTGCTGGTCGCGATGGGCATGTCCGGACGGCTAACGAGGCGCTGGAGCGAGGCCAACGAGACCTATCTGGCGGGCAATCAGCGCGCCAGCGACATTGCCGGCGGCCTGGGGGCGGTCGCAAAAGTCTTGCGCATGATGCTGCAATCGGCGGTGCTCGCGGTCGGCGCCTATCTCGTGATCCACCAGGAGGCCACCGCCGGCATCATCATCGCGGGCTCGATCCTGAGCGCCCGCGCGCTGGCGCCGGTCGATCTCGCCATCGCCCACTGGAAAGGTTTCGTTGCCGCGCGCCAGAGCTGGCATCGCTTGTCCAAGCTCCTGCAGCAAATGCCGGCGGCGAATGAACAGACGCTTTTGCAGGCGCCCTCGAAGCGGCTGTCGGTCGAGGCCGTCAGCATCGTGCCGCCGGGCGACCAGCGCGTCATCGTGCAGGACGTCAATTTCGCCGTCGAGGCCGGCACCGGCGTCGGCGTCATCGGTCCGAGCGGTTCGGGCAAATCGTCGCTGGTGCGCGCGCTGGTCGGCGTCTGGATGCCGGCCCGCGGCAAGGTGCGGCTCGATGGCGCGGCGCTCGACCAGTGGTCGTCGGACGTGCTCGGCCGCCACGTCGGCTATCTGCCGCAGGACGTCGAATTGTTCGCCGGCACCGTGGCGCAGAACATCTGCCGCTTCGATTCGGAAGCGAAGTCGGAGTCGATCATCGCCGCGGCCAAGGAAGCCGGCGTGCATGAGATGATCATCAAGATGCGCGAGGGCTACGACACCCAGATCGGCGAGCAGGGCACCGCACTTTCGGCCGGCCAGGCCCAGCGCGTGGCGCTGGCCCGCGCGCTCTACGGCAATCCGTTCCTGATCGTGCTCGACGAGCCGAATTCCAATCTCGACAGCGAGGGCGACGAGGCGCTGACGCGCGCAGTGCGTAGCGCGCGTGAGCGCGGCGCCATCGTGGTCGTGGTGGCGCACCGGCCGATCGGCATCGAGGCGGTCGACCAGCTTCTGGTGCTGAAGGACGGCCGCATGCAGGCGTTCGGTCCGAAGGAAACCGTGCTCGGCCAGGTGTTGCAGCGCGTCGCACCGCCGACGCCGATCAAGATCGTGTCCGAGGCAGGAGTCGCGAAAAAATCATGA
- a CDS encoding GlsB/YeaQ/YmgE family stress response membrane protein gives MYISNEGILVVLFVGLVAGWLAGKIVRGTGFGIIGDILIGIAGALLASLLFPKLGVRIGTGLVSEIVYSTIGAIILLLVVRLIRGRM, from the coding sequence ATGTATATTTCCAACGAAGGCATTCTCGTTGTTCTGTTTGTCGGACTGGTCGCCGGCTGGCTGGCCGGCAAGATCGTGCGCGGCACCGGCTTCGGCATTATCGGCGACATCCTGATCGGCATCGCCGGCGCGCTGCTCGCCAGCCTGCTGTTTCCCAAACTCGGTGTCCGTATCGGCACCGGGCTGGTGTCGGAGATCGTCTACTCCACCATCGGCGCCATCATCCTGCTGCTGGTCGTGCGGCTGATCCGCGGGCGAATGTAA
- a CDS encoding ABC transporter ATP-binding protein: protein MSNLVEIRELNIRFTGERTVHAVNDISLSLGEGEVLGLLGESGSGKSVTLRALMRLLPKKRTQISGTVKVLGRDVLAMNDEQLSAFRGQTVSMIFQEPALALDPVYTIGDQIAESVMRHEGKSQKEATARALEMLEVVRIPSARRRLEAYPHEMSGGMRQRAMIALALACKPKILLADEPTTALDATVQIQILLLLRELQREFGMSVIFVTHDIGVAIEICDRVAVMYAGQIVEQGRLRDIVRTPVHPYAKGLLASTVHGAKRGQRLETIPGTPPSLDKAPASCSFAPRCSYAQPRCSEGLPPNVQVSADRTARCVLAEQAADV, encoded by the coding sequence ATGAGCAACCTCGTCGAAATCCGCGAGCTCAACATCCGCTTCACCGGCGAGCGCACGGTTCACGCCGTCAACGACATCTCGCTCTCGCTTGGCGAGGGCGAGGTGCTCGGCCTGCTCGGCGAATCCGGCTCCGGCAAGAGCGTAACCCTGCGCGCGCTGATGCGGCTATTGCCGAAGAAGCGGACGCAGATTTCGGGGACGGTGAAGGTGCTGGGGCGCGACGTGCTGGCGATGAACGACGAACAACTTTCGGCGTTCCGCGGCCAGACTGTCTCGATGATCTTCCAGGAGCCCGCGCTGGCGCTCGATCCCGTCTACACGATCGGCGACCAGATCGCGGAAAGCGTGATGCGCCACGAAGGCAAGAGCCAGAAGGAGGCGACTGCGCGCGCGCTGGAAATGCTGGAGGTGGTGCGGATTCCCTCGGCCAGGCGCCGGCTCGAGGCCTATCCGCACGAAATGAGCGGCGGCATGCGGCAGCGCGCAATGATCGCGCTGGCCTTGGCTTGCAAACCGAAAATCCTGCTGGCCGACGAGCCGACCACGGCGCTGGACGCCACCGTGCAGATCCAGATTCTGCTGCTGCTGCGCGAATTGCAGCGCGAGTTCGGCATGTCCGTGATTTTCGTGACTCACGATATCGGCGTCGCCATCGAGATCTGCGACCGTGTCGCTGTCATGTATGCCGGCCAGATCGTGGAGCAGGGCCGCTTGCGCGACATCGTACGCACGCCGGTTCATCCCTATGCCAAGGGCCTGCTGGCCTCGACCGTCCACGGCGCAAAACGCGGCCAGCGGCTGGAGACCATCCCGGGCACGCCACCTTCGCTCGACAAGGCGCCCGCGAGTTGTTCGTTCGCGCCGCGCTGCAGTTACGCGCAGCCGCGCTGCAGCGAAGGATTGCCGCCCAATGTGCAGGTATCGGCGGACCGCACCGCGCGCTGTGTGCTGGCAGAGCAAGCCGCCGACGTGTAG
- a CDS encoding amidase — MSSEPALMSAVAVAKAIAGKKFSSREVTQSCLDRIAQWQPRVNAFMAIEADEALAAADAADAALAKGKNLGPLHGVPMAHKDMYYEAGKVVTCGSKIRRDYVATTTSTALQRLKDAGSVRLGSLQMVEFAYGPTGHNVHYGAVRNPWNVDHITGGSSSGSGSAVAARLTFAALGSDTGGSIRMPAHFCGVTGFKTTVGLISRAGAMPLSQSLDTVGPLAQTVEDCALLIGLMAGADPEDPTASTLLVPNYMAETTGSLKGLRIGVPTAFYVDDLDSEVARVLDETIGTLQGEGAEIVKVDLPDQRQLTAACQIVLATEAAAFHKRWMIERPQDYGAQVLMRLQNGLAIPAVTYLEAMRWRGPALAAYLAAVSGTDAVIAPVAPMPAVTIAESDVGNSLDAESVIQRITKFTRPINYLGLPSLSIPAGFTGKGLPVGMQLIGRPFDEAGLVRIGAAFQRATDYHQQVPRLA, encoded by the coding sequence ATGAGCAGCGAACCGGCCCTGATGTCAGCGGTCGCGGTTGCGAAAGCGATCGCCGGCAAGAAATTTTCCTCGCGCGAGGTCACGCAGTCCTGTCTCGACCGGATCGCGCAATGGCAGCCGCGCGTCAACGCCTTCATGGCGATCGAGGCGGATGAGGCGCTCGCCGCCGCTGACGCCGCCGATGCCGCGCTCGCCAAGGGCAAAAATCTCGGCCCGCTGCACGGCGTGCCGATGGCGCACAAGGACATGTACTACGAAGCCGGCAAGGTGGTCACCTGCGGCTCGAAAATCCGCCGCGATTACGTCGCGACGACAACTTCCACCGCGTTGCAGCGCCTGAAGGACGCCGGCTCCGTCAGGCTCGGCTCGCTGCAGATGGTCGAGTTCGCCTACGGCCCGACCGGCCACAACGTCCATTACGGCGCGGTGCGTAACCCCTGGAATGTCGATCACATCACCGGCGGCTCGTCGTCCGGCTCCGGATCTGCGGTCGCGGCCCGGCTGACCTTTGCGGCGCTCGGCTCCGATACCGGCGGCTCGATCCGGATGCCCGCGCATTTCTGCGGCGTCACCGGCTTCAAGACCACCGTCGGCCTGATCAGCCGCGCCGGTGCGATGCCGCTGTCGCAATCGCTTGATACCGTCGGACCGCTCGCGCAAACGGTCGAAGATTGCGCGCTGCTGATCGGGCTGATGGCAGGGGCCGATCCCGAGGATCCTACCGCCTCGACGCTCCTGGTGCCCAACTACATGGCCGAGACCACAGGCTCGCTCAAGGGCCTGAGGATTGGCGTGCCCACCGCCTTCTATGTCGACGATCTCGATTCCGAGGTGGCGCGGGTGCTCGACGAGACCATCGGCACCCTCCAAGGCGAGGGCGCAGAGATCGTCAAGGTCGATCTGCCGGACCAGCGGCAGCTCACCGCCGCCTGCCAGATCGTGCTCGCCACCGAAGCCGCCGCCTTCCATAAGCGCTGGATGATAGAGCGGCCGCAGGATTACGGCGCGCAGGTCTTGATGCGCTTGCAGAACGGGCTCGCTATTCCGGCAGTGACCTATCTCGAAGCGATGCGCTGGCGCGGTCCGGCGCTCGCCGCCTATCTCGCAGCGGTCAGCGGCACCGATGCCGTGATCGCGCCGGTCGCGCCGATGCCGGCGGTGACCATTGCCGAGAGCGACGTCGGCAACAGCTTGGACGCGGAATCAGTGATCCAGCGGATCACGAAGTTCACCCGTCCGATCAACTATCTCGGCCTGCCGTCGCTTTCGATTCCCGCCGGCTTCACCGGAAAGGGCTTGCCGGTCGGCATGCAGTTGATCGGCCGCCCCTTCGATGAGGCCGGGCTTGTGCGGATCGGCGCGGCATTCCAGCGCGCTACCGACTATCACCAGCAGGTACCCAGATTGGCATGA
- a CDS encoding ABC transporter ATP-binding protein yields the protein MSETSPSVELLEPVEDVGGAAQPLLQVTGLTKHFPVRGDLFSPRKTVRAVDDVSFSIAKGETVGIVGESGCGKSTTARLLMHLMKRDAGDIVYDGMQVGRALSLRELRRGMQMVFQDSYASLNPRLTIEESIAFGPKVHGMADGTARALARELLGKVGLRPETFANRYPHEISGGQRQRVNIARALALSPRLVILDEAVSALDKSVEAQVLNLLADLKREFGLTYLFISHDLNVVRYISDRVLVMYLGEVVELGPVDKVWDAPAHPYTRALLAAMPSSDPDNRTETPPISGDPPNPIDPPPGCRFHTRCPFAEPLCANATPKLSDVDTMGHQAACYMAIAGSGHSRAPAKEKDEGATAA from the coding sequence ATGAGTGAGACAAGCCCGTCAGTCGAACTACTGGAGCCGGTCGAGGACGTCGGCGGCGCCGCGCAGCCGCTGCTGCAGGTCACTGGCCTCACAAAGCATTTTCCGGTGCGCGGCGATCTGTTCAGCCCCCGCAAAACCGTGCGCGCGGTCGATGATGTTTCCTTCTCCATCGCCAAGGGCGAAACCGTCGGCATCGTCGGCGAATCCGGCTGCGGCAAATCGACCACTGCGCGGCTGTTGATGCACCTGATGAAGCGCGACGCCGGCGACATCGTCTATGACGGCATGCAGGTCGGCCGCGCGCTGTCGCTGCGCGAATTGCGGCGCGGCATGCAGATGGTGTTTCAGGACAGCTATGCCTCGCTGAACCCACGCCTCACCATCGAGGAATCGATCGCGTTCGGTCCGAAAGTTCACGGCATGGCTGATGGCACTGCGCGCGCGCTGGCGCGCGAGCTGCTCGGCAAGGTGGGCTTGCGGCCCGAAACCTTTGCCAACCGCTATCCGCATGAGATTTCCGGCGGCCAGCGCCAGCGCGTCAATATCGCCCGCGCTTTGGCGCTGTCGCCGCGGCTGGTGATCCTCGATGAAGCGGTGTCGGCGCTGGACAAGTCGGTCGAGGCCCAGGTGCTCAATCTGCTGGCGGACCTGAAGCGCGAATTCGGCCTCACATACCTGTTCATCAGCCACGATCTCAACGTGGTGCGCTACATTTCTGATCGCGTGCTGGTGATGTACCTCGGCGAGGTCGTCGAGCTAGGCCCGGTCGACAAGGTCTGGGATGCGCCGGCGCATCCCTATACGCGGGCGCTGCTGGCCGCGATGCCGTCGTCCGACCCCGATAATCGCACCGAGACGCCGCCGATCTCGGGCGATCCCCCCAATCCGATCGACCCGCCGCCCGGTTGCCGGTTTCACACCCGTTGCCCGTTTGCGGAGCCCCTCTGCGCAAATGCGACGCCAAAACTCAGCGATGTCGATACAATGGGCCATCAGGCGGCGTGCTACATGGCCATAGCTGGTTCCGGGCACAGCCGCGCACCGGCCAAAGAAAAGGACGAGGGAGCAACCGCCGCATGA
- a CDS encoding ABC transporter permease: MSDTALQAAPATKARGYWATVGRRIARDKVSMVCAFVLVLIFASALCAPWLGLADPYQGSMIRRLRHIGTPNYPLGTDELGRDMLARLIYGGRLSLIIGILPVIFAFVIGTSLGLVAGYVGGRLNTAIMRTIDVFYAFPSVLLAIAISGALGAGIVNSIVSLTIVFVPQITRVSESVTTGVRNMDFVEAARASGAGPFTIMRVHMLGNVLGPIFVYATGLISVSMILAAGLSFLGLGTKPPEPEWGLMLNTLRTAIYVNPWVAALPGVMIFAVSICFNLLSDGMRSAMDIRN, translated from the coding sequence ATGTCGGATACCGCCCTGCAAGCTGCGCCCGCCACCAAGGCGCGCGGCTATTGGGCCACCGTCGGCCGCCGCATCGCGCGCGACAAGGTCAGCATGGTTTGCGCCTTCGTGCTGGTGCTGATCTTCGCCTCCGCGCTGTGCGCGCCATGGCTCGGCCTTGCCGATCCCTACCAGGGCTCGATGATCCGCAGGCTTCGGCACATCGGCACGCCGAATTATCCGCTCGGCACCGACGAACTCGGCCGCGACATGCTGGCGCGGCTGATCTATGGCGGCCGGCTGTCGCTGATCATCGGCATCCTGCCCGTGATTTTCGCCTTCGTGATCGGCACCTCGCTCGGACTCGTCGCCGGCTATGTCGGCGGCAGGCTCAACACCGCGATCATGCGCACGATCGACGTGTTCTACGCCTTCCCGTCGGTGCTGCTGGCGATTGCGATCTCGGGCGCGCTGGGGGCTGGCATCGTCAACTCCATCGTCTCGCTGACCATCGTGTTCGTGCCGCAGATCACCCGCGTGTCGGAAAGTGTCACCACCGGCGTGCGCAACATGGATTTCGTCGAGGCCGCGCGCGCCTCCGGTGCCGGCCCCTTCACCATCATGCGTGTGCATATGCTCGGCAACGTGCTCGGTCCGATCTTCGTCTACGCGACGGGACTGATCTCGGTGTCGATGATCCTCGCCGCCGGCCTGTCGTTCCTTGGCCTGGGTACAAAGCCGCCGGAGCCGGAATGGGGCTTGATGCTGAACACGCTGCGTACCGCGATCTATGTCAATCCATGGGTGGCGGCGCTGCCGGGCGTCATGATCTTTGCGGTGTCGATCTGCTTCAATCTGCTCAGCGACGGCATGCGTAGCGCCATGGACATCAGGAACTGA
- a CDS encoding ABC transporter permease, which yields MFAYIARRIVYVIPIVISVALVCFLLVHITPGDPLVAVLPADASQELAAQLRTAYGFDRPLPVQFGLWLWRALHGDLGSSIATGRPVLTEVLRAVGNTVTLAIAAALIGFTLGLMFGLIAGYFRDTWIDKVATSVAIAGVSVPHYWLGMVMVIIFSVQLNWLPAVGAGPGGSGAWGWDWEHMKYLILPAITTSVIPMGIVTRTVRALTGDILSQDFVEALRAKGLRELDVFKHVIKNAAPTALAVMGLQLGYMLGGSILIETVFSWPGSGLLLNSAIFQRDLPLLQGTILVLALFFVALNMLVDIAQAAIDPRIKRG from the coding sequence GTGTTTGCTTATATCGCCCGGCGTATCGTCTACGTCATTCCGATCGTGATCAGCGTCGCGCTGGTGTGTTTCCTGCTGGTGCACATCACGCCCGGCGATCCGCTCGTCGCTGTGCTGCCGGCGGATGCGTCGCAGGAGCTCGCGGCGCAATTGCGCACGGCATACGGCTTTGATCGTCCGCTGCCGGTCCAGTTCGGCCTCTGGCTGTGGCGCGCGCTCCATGGCGATCTCGGCAGTTCGATCGCCACCGGCCGCCCGGTGCTGACGGAAGTGTTGCGTGCCGTCGGCAACACGGTCACGCTTGCGATTGCCGCCGCCCTGATCGGCTTCACGCTGGGGCTAATGTTCGGCCTGATCGCCGGCTATTTCCGCGACACCTGGATCGACAAGGTCGCAACCTCGGTTGCGATTGCCGGCGTGTCGGTGCCGCATTACTGGCTCGGCATGGTGATGGTCATCATCTTCTCGGTGCAGCTCAACTGGCTGCCCGCCGTCGGCGCCGGTCCCGGTGGCTCCGGCGCGTGGGGCTGGGATTGGGAGCACATGAAATATCTGATCCTGCCGGCGATCACGACCTCGGTGATTCCGATGGGCATCGTCACCCGCACCGTGCGGGCGCTGACCGGCGACATCCTCTCGCAGGATTTCGTTGAGGCGCTGCGTGCCAAAGGCCTGCGCGAACTGGATGTGTTCAAGCATGTCATCAAGAACGCCGCACCGACCGCGCTGGCAGTGATGGGCCTGCAACTCGGCTACATGCTAGGCGGCTCGATCCTGATCGAAACCGTGTTTTCCTGGCCAGGCTCGGGCCTGTTGCTCAATTCCGCGATCTTCCAGCGCGACCTGCCGCTGCTGCAGGGTACGATTTTGGTGCTGGCGCTGTTCTTCGTCGCCCTCAATATGCTGGTCGATATCGCGCAGGCCGCGATCGATCCGCGCATCAAGCGGGGCTGA
- a CDS encoding ABC transporter substrate-binding protein — MVGLPQLASAETVLRIGMTAADIPRTLGQPDQGFEGNRFTGLTMYDGLTMWDLSSADKASVMIPGLATEWKVDESDKKKWTFKLRPGVTFHDGSPFNADAVVWNVEKVLKQDAPQFDASQVGVTASRMPTLASARKIDDLTVELTTKEPDSFLPINLTNLFMASPTKWQAFYDKAEGADAKAKSQAAWAAFAKEASGTGPWKMSKFTPRERLELVKNDGYWDKARVPKTDRMVLLPMPEANARTAALLSGQVDWVEAPAPDAVKEIKQRGFQLQANESPHVWPWQFSRVEGSPWNDIRVRKAANLCIDREGLKEGLLAGLMVPATGTFEAGHPWRGKPTFEIKYDLKAAQKLMQEAGYGPSKKLTVKTQTSASGSGQMQPLPMNEYLQQALAECYFDVQLDVIEWNTLFTNWRRGAKDPTANGANATNVTYAAMDPFFALVRFLQSSMAPPTSNNWGYINNPRFDELVTKARQTFDPAARDAALAELHAASVDDAAFLYVAHDVSPRAMSPKVKGFVQPKSWFVDFSPVSMAP; from the coding sequence GTGGTCGGACTGCCGCAACTCGCCAGCGCCGAAACGGTGCTGCGGATCGGCATGACGGCTGCCGATATTCCGCGCACGCTCGGCCAGCCCGATCAGGGCTTTGAGGGCAACCGCTTCACCGGACTGACCATGTATGACGGCCTGACGATGTGGGACCTGTCGTCGGCGGACAAGGCCAGCGTGATGATTCCGGGGCTCGCAACCGAATGGAAGGTCGACGAATCAGACAAGAAGAAGTGGACCTTCAAGCTTCGTCCCGGCGTCACCTTCCACGACGGCTCGCCGTTCAACGCCGATGCCGTGGTCTGGAACGTCGAAAAGGTGCTGAAGCAGGACGCGCCGCAATTCGACGCCAGCCAGGTCGGCGTCACCGCCTCGCGCATGCCGACGCTGGCCTCGGCGCGCAAGATCGACGACCTGACGGTGGAGCTGACCACCAAGGAGCCGGACAGTTTTCTGCCGATCAACCTGACCAACCTGTTCATGGCGAGCCCGACCAAGTGGCAGGCGTTTTATGACAAGGCTGAAGGCGCCGATGCCAAGGCCAAGTCGCAGGCCGCGTGGGCGGCCTTTGCCAAGGAGGCGTCGGGCACCGGCCCCTGGAAGATGTCGAAGTTCACCCCGCGCGAGCGGCTCGAACTGGTGAAGAACGACGGCTATTGGGACAAGGCGCGCGTGCCGAAGACCGACAGGATGGTGCTGCTGCCGATGCCGGAAGCCAACGCCCGCACCGCGGCCTTGCTGTCCGGCCAGGTCGACTGGGTCGAGGCGCCCGCACCTGACGCGGTCAAGGAAATCAAGCAGCGCGGCTTCCAGCTCCAGGCCAACGAGTCGCCGCATGTCTGGCCGTGGCAGTTCTCCCGCGTCGAAGGCTCGCCCTGGAACGACATCCGCGTCCGCAAGGCGGCCAATCTCTGCATCGATCGCGAAGGTCTCAAGGAAGGCCTGCTCGCCGGGCTGATGGTGCCGGCGACCGGCACGTTCGAGGCCGGCCATCCCTGGCGCGGCAAGCCGACCTTCGAGATCAAGTATGACCTGAAGGCCGCACAGAAGCTGATGCAGGAGGCGGGCTACGGTCCCAGCAAGAAGCTGACGGTGAAGACGCAGACGTCGGCGTCGGGATCGGGCCAGATGCAGCCTTTGCCGATGAACGAATATCTGCAGCAGGCGCTGGCCGAATGCTACTTCGACGTCCAGCTCGACGTCATCGAGTGGAATACGCTGTTCACCAACTGGCGCCGCGGCGCCAAGGATCCCACCGCCAACGGCGCCAATGCTACCAACGTGACCTATGCGGCGATGGATCCGTTCTTCGCGCTGGTGCGCTTCCTGCAATCGTCGATGGCCCCGCCAACGTCGAATAATTGGGGTTACATCAACAATCCCAGGTTCGACGAGCTGGTGACCAAGGCGCGCCAGACTTTCGATCCCGCCGCGCGTGACGCGGCACTGGCCGAACTGCACGCGGCCTCGGTCGACGATGCGGCGTTCCTCTACGTCGCCCACGACGTCTCGCCGCGCGCCATGAGCCCCAAGGTCAAGGGGTTTGTGCAGCCGAAGAGCTGGTTCGTCGACTTCTCGCCGGTGTCGATGGCGCCGTAG